The following nucleotide sequence is from Paenibacillus andongensis.
ACCTACGAGCAGAACCTTTTCCTCATGAACCATCTGCGTGCGATCGTAGACCTCGGATATCCTGTCCTTTTAGGCACATCCCGCAAAAGTGTCATTGGTTTTACACTAGGTCTGCCTCCTGAGGAACGTCTGGAAGGTACAGCTTCGACCGTGGCACTTGGAATCGCCCAAGGTTGTGGAATGATTAGAGTACACGATATTCAAGCGATGAAACGCTTAGCGGTTATGACCGATGCCATCATTCGCAGTTAACCTAAACTTTGGAGGCTTCTTACATTGGATAAAATAACGCTCTCCCGCATGCAGTTCTTTGGCAATCATGGTGTTTTTCCGGAAGAGAATAAGCTCGGTCAACGCTTTTATGTAGATGTAGAGCTTATGCTTCCGCTGGACAAACCCGGCAAGTCGGATCATTTGGATGATACGGTTAATTACGGAGAAGTATTTTTCAAAGTCAAAGAGATTGTAGAAGGCCGCACTTATAAATTAATTGAGGCTTTAGCAGAAAATATTGCATCCGAGCTGCTGCATACTTATACTAGTATCAATGAAGTGACGGTTCGCGTCATTAAGCCGCATCCGCCCTTTGCCGTATTTTTTGACGGGGTAACTGTAGAGATAAACCGAAAGCGGGCAAATGAATGACAGCCGAAGAACGAGAACAAGGTACGATAGCTTATGTCGCATTGGGATCCAATATAGATGATCGTGAACACTATTTGCAGGATGCGATTACAGCGCTGAACGAGGAATCGGGAATAACGGTGACTGGCTTGTCCAGCATCTACGAAACCGAACCGGTTGGCTATGTAGACCAATCTGCTTTTCTTAATATGGTTATTCAAATCATTACCGTTTTACCTGCAGAAGAGTTGTTGTTCACTATGCTTGCCATCGAGAAAAGACTGGGTCGAACGCGCGATTTGCGCTGGGGCCCGAGAACGATCGATTTGGATTTACTCCTTTACGGCGACCATCAGCTTACAACCCCCGACTTGATCATTCCGCATCCGCGGATGCATGAGCGGGCTTTTGTATTAGTTCCTCTCACTGAGGTTCTCTACAAGCGACAAGATGCTGCATTTGAATTCATCTCCGCGCATTTGGAGAAACTGGAAGGAAAGGAAGGCGTCATTCTATGGAAAAAAGCTCAGTAGCTCAGCGTATACGCGCTTTTCGTAAGTTGAAAGGGTACACTCAGAACGAATTAGCCGATTTACTCGGTGTGTCGATTGCCATCTTAGGCGCTATTGAAAGAGGTACACGCAAACCGGATACCAAAATTATAAATAAAATCTCGCAAGTCCTGAATATTGAGCCGGATGAGTTAGTTGCAACGGTTGCGAGATGAGAGGAGTGGAATCTTCGGTGCTGAAAATAGGAAATGTCGAAGCTCCCAATAAAGTCGTGCTTGCCCCAATGGCGGGCGTATGTAACCCTGCGTTCCGACTCATTGCCAAAGAATTTGGTACAGGTCTAGTCTGTGCAGAAATGGTTAGTGATAAAGCCATTGTTCACGGGAATTCCCGTTCGATGGAAATGCTTTATGTGGATGATCGAGAAAAACCGCTAAGTTTGCAAATCTTTGGTGGCGATACCGAAACCCTAGTGCAAGCGGCTAGAATCGTTGACCAACAGACGAATGCAGACATTATTGATATAAATATGGGATGTCCAGTACCGAAAATCACGAAGTGTGATGCGGGTGCAAGATGGCTGCTTCAACCTGAGAAAATCGAAGAAATGATCGCAACCGTTGTTGCGGCAGTAAGCAAACCAGTAACTGTAAAGATGCGTATCGGCTGGGATTCCGAGCACATTTATGCGATAGATAATGCTAAGGCTGTCGAAAGAGGCGGCGGTAGTGCAGTGAGCGTCCACGGGCGTACGCGTGAGCAGCTGTACACAGGTAAAGCCGATTGGGACATCATTCGTGATGTTAAGCAAGCCGTTTCAATTCCCGTTATCGGGAACGGTGATGTTGTGACACCTGAGGATGCCAAACGCATGTTAGACCATACGGGTGTAGATGGCGTGATGATTGGGCGCGGCGCGTTAGGCAACCCTTGGATGCTTTACCGTACCGTACAATATCTTGCCAATGGTGAACTACCGCCTGAGCCGACAGCGGAAGAGAAGATCCGTATCGCGATCTTACATATGGACCGACTCGTCGCTCTCAAGGGAGAGCATGTTGCTGTGAAAGAGATGCGCAAACATATGGCATGGTACCTCAAGGGCATGACAGGAGCGGCTCGTGTGAAGGATGCGATTATGGAGATGTTGAAGCGTGATGAAATGGTGCGAGCTCTGAATGATTACGTCGAGCATCTGGCATCGTCCACGATTGAAGAATCAGCCGTACTTCAATAAAAAATGCAGCTATGGTTGAGATTGACATTTTGAAACCGTTGCAATATAATCAGTCAATATTAATGTGTTCCTGCATATATTGAAAGACAAACGAGCAACTAACTTATTTAAGAAACGTGAATTCATACTACTTGAATCAGCTCTTTTAAGACCCAACTCCTAGCAGGAAGCATCGATTCAACGATATGAAAATCTTTCACATGACGGGAGATCAGTTGGAAATGGCTGAAAAAGAGGTCATTCTTACACCAGAAGGTTTAAGAAAGCTCGAAGATGAGCTTGAGCATCTGAAATCAGTGAAGCGTCGCGAAGTGGCTGAGAGAATCAAAGTTGCCATCGGATATGGCGATATCAGCGAGAACTCAGAGTACGAAGACGCGAAGAACGAACAAGCTTTTATTGAAGGCAGAATCATTACTTTAGAAAAATTGCTGCGCAATGCGCGTATTATTAATAACGATGATGTCGATACCAACACCGTTAGTGTTGGCTCAATCGTAACACTGAAGGACTTAGAATTCGGTGATTTGGTTGAATATAACATCGTAGGTACGGCGGAATCCGATCCGTTGATGAATAAGATTTCCAATGAAAGCCCTGTAGGTAGAGCTATTTTAGGAAAACAAAGGGGCGCGAACGTTGACGTTACCGTTCCTGCAGGCGTCATTCAGTATCAAATTATTGATATTAAAAAGTAGCGTGCAGCCGCATTCCTTTGGAAAGCTTCCTTTCGGAAGCTTTTTTCCGGTTTTAGCACCCTTTACTAATAAGTAGGAGATGAAAGCATGAGCCAGGAATTGGAATTGAACGAATTGCTCGTCATTCGCCGTAATAAATTGGACGAGCTTCGCGGTCTAGGTGTCGATCCGTTTGGCAGTAAATACGTAAGGACTCATTCAACCAAAGAAATCCTTACAGCTTACCAAGATAAAACCAAAGAAGAGCTGGATGCTGAGCATCATGAGGTCAGTATCGCCGGACGTATTATGCAAAAAAGAGGCATGGGTAAAGCCAGCTTCGCACATCTTCAAGACATTACAGGCAAAATTCAAATCTATGTACGTGAAGATGCACTAGACGCGAACAAATACCAAGCCTTTGATCTTCTGGATCTAGGCGATATGGTTGGGGTTCAGGGCGTTGTTTTCAAAACAAAAACCGGCGAAACTTCTATTAAGGTGAAATCGCTTGAGGTTTTGATCAAATCCTTGCTTCCGCTGCCGGATAAATTCCATGGTCTTAGTGATGTAGAACTGCGCTATCGTCAACGTTATGTTGATTTAATTATGAATCAAGATGTGCAGCAAACATTTATTCTTCGTTCCCGTATCATTCAGTCTATGCGTCGCTATTTGGATTCACTGGGTTATTTAGAAGTTGAGACACCTACGCTACATTCCGTAGCGGGTGGAGCGTCTGCGCGTCCTTTTAACACGCATCATAATGCTTTAGATATGCAGCTGCATATGCGTATTGCGATTGAGCTTCATTTGAAGCGCCTGATTGTTGGTGGATTGGAAAAAGTGTACGAAATTGGGCGTGTATACCGCAACGAAGGTATCTCTACGCGTCACAATCCGGAGTTTACAATGATTGAGCTTTATGAGGCTTATGCTGACTACAAAGACATCATGAAGCTTACGGAAGAGCTCATTGCACATATTGCGCAAGAGGTTCTTGGCAGTACAACGGTCGCATATGGCGATCACGAGGTCAATTTGGCTGTTGGCTGGAGACGTGTGTCCATGGTGGATGCCATTAAAGAAGTTAAGGGTGTGGACTTTAGCGCTCACATGTCGAACGAGGAAGCTCATCGCTTGGCCAAAGAGCATCATGTACAAGTTGAGCCTCACATGACATTCGGGCATATTGTGAATCAGTTCTTCGAAACATTTGTTGAAGAGACCTTAATACAGCCAACCTTTATTTACGGACATCCTTTAGAAATTTCACCGCTTGCCAAAAAGAATCCTGAGGATCCGCGTTTCACGGATCGCTTCGAACTCTTTATCGTAGCGCGTGAGCATGCCAACGCATTTACGGAGCTTAATGATCCTATCGATCAAAGAGAGCGTTTTGAAGCTCAGCTTCGTGAGAAAGAGCAAGGCAATGACGAGGCACATGAGATGGATGAGGACTTCATTCGTGCGCTTGAATACGGCATGCCTCCAACAGGTGGTTTAGGAATAGGAATTGACCGTTTGGTTATGCTATTGACGAATGCACCTTCCATTCGTGATGTACTGCTGTTCCCGCTTATGCGTGAACGTCAAGGAGAATAATGGCTTGCGTTTCGAGGCACCGAATAGGTGTCTCGAAACTTTTTAAAATAGTACTTGCAATGTCCATGGCGACTGTGGTATCTTATAAAAGTTGCCGCTGAGACAACGAAGAGCTTAACAAAAACAACTTATAAAAATAAGTTGCAAAGTAATTCTCGGTATGGTATATTGGTCTTCCGGCTTTCGAAAGAGAGCAGGTTGAACAAGAGGAATTGATCTTTGAAAACTGAACAACGAGTGAGTAAGCACAGTCGAGTAATCGACTATAAATGAGATGAATAATCTCGCTAGCAAGTCAATGAGTACAATTAAGCTTTTCTATTATGGAGAGTTTGATCCTGGCTCAGGACGAACGCTGGCGGCGTGCCTAATACATGCAAGTCGAGCGGATTTATCCTTCGGGATAAGTTAGCGGCGGACGGGTGAGTAACACGTAGGTAACCTGCCTATAAGATCGGGATAACTATCGGAAACGATAGCTAAGACCGGATAACTGGTTTTCTCGCATGAGAGAATTATGAAACACGGAGCAATCTGTGGCTTATAGATGGGCCTGCGGCGCATTAGCTAGTTGGTGAGGTAACGGCTCACCAAGGCGACGATGCGTAGCCGACCTGAGAGGGTGAACGGCCACACTGGGACTGAGACACGGCCCAGACTCCTACGGGAGGCAGCAGTAGGGAATCTTCCGCAATGGACGCAAGTCTGACGGAGCAACGCCGCGTGAGTGATGAAGGTTTTCGGATCGTAAAGCTCTGTTGCCCTAGACGAACAGCAAGAGGAGTAACTGCCTTTTGTGTGACGGTATAGGAGAAGAAAGCCCCGGCTAACTACGTGCCAGCAGCCGCGGTAATACGTAGGGGGCAAGCGTTGTCCGGAATTATTGGGCGTAAAGCGCGCGCAGGCGGTCAATTAAGTTGGGTGTTTAAGCCCGGGGCTCAACCCCGGTTCGCATCCAAAACTGGTTGACTTGAGTGTAGGAGAGGAAAGTGGAATTCCACGTGTAGCGGTGAAATGCGTAGAGATGTGGAGGAACACCAGTGGCGAAGGCGACTTTCTGGCCTATAACTGACGCTGAGGCGCGAAAGCGTGGGGAGCAAACAGGATTAGATACCCTGGTAGTCCACGCCGTAAACGATGCATACTAGGTGTTGGGGATTCGATTCCTCGGTGCCGAAGTTAACACAGTAAGTATGCCGCCTGGGGAGTACGCTCGCAAGAGTGAAACTCAAAGGAATTGACGGGGACCCGCACAAGCAGTGGAGTATGTGGTTTAATTCGAAGCAACGCGAAGAACCTTACCAGGTCTTGACATCCCTCTGAATACGGTAGAGATATCGTAGGCCTTCGGGACAGAGGAGACAGGTGGTGCATGGTTGTCGTCAGCTCGTGTCGTGAGATGTTGGGTTAAGTCCCGCAACGAGCGCAACCCTTGATCTTAGTTGCCAGCACTTTGGGTGGGCACTCTAAGATGACTGCCGGTGACAAACCGGAGGAAGGTGGGGATGACGTCAAATCATCATGCCCCTTATGACCTGGGCTACACACGTACTACAATGGTCGGTACAACGGGAAGCGAAGCCGCGAGGTGGAGCCAATCCTTATAAGCCGATCTCAGTTCGGATTGCAGGCTGCAACTCGCCTGCATGAAGTCGGAATTGCTAGTAATCGCGGATCAGCATGCCGCGGTGAATACGTTCCCGGGTCTTGTACACACCGCCCGTCACACCACGAGAGTTTACAACACCCGAAGTCGGTGGGGTAACCCGCAAGGGAGCCAGCCGCCGAAGGTGGGGTAGATGATTGGGGTGAAGTCGTAACAAGGTAGCCGTATCGGAAGGTGCGGCTGGATCACCTCCTTTCTATGGAGACTCGGATCTGATAGATCCAGTCAAGTATCTTCGGATACAAACAAGCTTACTCATTCGTGTTCAGTTTTGAAAGAGCAAGCCTCTTTCTGCAGGATGGTTAGCACCATGTTGCACTCGTTTGGTGATGATGGCGGAGGGGACCCACGCGTTCCCATCTCGAACACGACCGTTAAGCCCTCCAGCGTCGATGGTACTTGAACCGCAGGGTTCTGGGAGAGTAGAACGTTGCCAAGCGAGCCCACGTCAAGCTTTCGAAGAAAGCTTTCTTCGAAAGCTCGTAGGTGGGTTTTTATTTTGGAAAGTTTCTCATTAAGGGCCCTTAGCTCAGCTGGTTAGAGCGCACCCCTGATAAGGGTGAGGTCGGTGGTTCGAGTCCACTAGGGCCCACCATTTAACTTCATATAGAAGTTTATCCCATTATGGGGCCATAGCTCAGCTGGGAGAGCGCCTGCCTTGCAAGCAGGAGGTCAGCGGTTCGATCCCGCTTGGCTCCACCATTCATCATTTTTAAGATAGAAATTTCCAAGAAATTTCGACTTGAAATGAGGCAATAAGATGTGATAAGATAACTTTCGCCGCTGAAATAGGGCAAAGAAATGCGAATCACAGATTACAGTTGTTCCTTGAAAACTAGATAACGAAACAAAACGTAAAGTAAGAACTTAGGTAGCATGATCTTCGGATCTTGCGAAATTTTCAAATGTTTTTTTCTAGGTTAAGCTAGAAAGAGCACACGGAGGATGCCTAGGCACTAGGAGCCGAAGAAGGACGTGGCGAACGACGAAATGCCTCGGGGAGCCGTAAGCAGGCTTTGATCCGGGGATGTCCGAATGGGGGAACCCAGCTGTGGTAATGCGCAGTTACTCTAAAGTGAATACATAGCTTTAGTAGAGGCATACCCAGGGAACTGAAACATCTAAGTACCTGGAGGAAAAGAAAACAAAAGTGATTCCGTCAGTAGCGGCGAGCGAAAGCGGAATAGCCCAAACCAAGGAGCTTGCTCCTTGGGGTTGTAGGACCTCGATATGGGGTTAGTTCGGTAGGCGAAGTGATCTGGAAAGGTCCGGCATAGAAGGTAAAAGCCCTGTAGCTTAAATCGAACGAAACCCCTAGAGGTATCCTGAGTACGGCGGGTCACGTGAAACCCCGTCGGAATCCGGCAGGACCATCTGCCAAGGCTAAATACTCCCTAGTGACCGATAGTGAAGCAGTACCGTGAGGGAAAGGTGAAAAGCACCGCGGAAGCGGAGTGAAAAAGAACCTGAAACCGTGTGCTTACAAGAAGTCAGAGCCCTCTATATGGGTGATGGCGTGCCTTTTGTAGAATGAACCGGCGAGTTACGTTCCCGTGCGAGGTTAAGCTGAAAAGGCGGAGCCGCAGCGAAAGCGAGTCTGAATAGGGCGCTTGAGTACGTGGACGTAGACCCGAAACCGTGTGATCTACCCCTGTCCAGGGTGAAGGTGAGGTAACACTCACTGGAGGCCCGAACCCACGCATGTTGAAAAATGCGGGGATGAGGTGGGGGTAGCGGAGAAATTCCAATCGAACTCGGAGATAGCTGGTTCTCCCCGAAATAGCTTTAGGGCTAGCCTCGGATGTGGAGTTGTGGAGGTAAAGCACTGATTGGGTGCGGGGCCCGCCAAGGGTTACCAAGTCCAGTCAAACTCTGAATGCCACAAACTTAAATCCGGGAGTCAGACAGTGAGTGCTAAGATCCATTGTCAAAAGGGAAACAGCCCAGACCATCAGCTAAGGTCCCCAAGTGTGTGTTAAGTGGGAAAGGATGTGGAGTTGCACAGACAACCAGGATGTTGGCTTAGAAGCAGCCACCATTGAAAGAGTGCGTAATAGCTCACTGGTCGAGTGACTCTGCGCCGAAAATGTAACGGGGCTAAACACGCCACCGAAGCTATGGCTTGCACGTATGTGCATGGGTAGGGGAGCGTTGTATGTACGTTGAATTCTGACCGTAAGGACAGGTGGAGCGCATACAAGTGAGAATGCCGGTATAAGTAACGAAAAGATCAGTGAGAATCTGATCCGCCGAAAACCTAAGGGTTCCTGAGGAAGGCTCGTCCGCTCAGGGTAAGTCGGGACCTAAGGCGAGGCCGAAAGGCGTAGTCGATGGACAACAGGTGGAAATTCCTGTACCACCGTAGCCGTTATGAGCGATGGAGTGACGCAGAAGGATAGTGACGCGAGCTGATGGATGCTCGTCCAAGCAGTGAGGCTGGTTAGTAGGCAAATCCGCTAACCGTAAGGCTGGGCTGTGATGGGGAGGGAAACTTTAAGTACCGAAGGTCATGAGTTCACACTGCCAAGAAAAGCTTCTAGCCAGGCGAAGGTGCCCGTACCGCAAACCGACACAGGTGGGTGAGAAGAGAATTCTAAGGCGCGCGGAAGAACTCTCGTTAAGGAACTCGGCAAAATGACCCCGTAACTTCGGGAGAAGGGGTGCCTCGGTAGGGTGAATAGCCCGAGGGGGCCGCAGTGAAAAGGCCCAAGCGACTGTTTAGCAAAAACACAGGTCTGTGCGAAGCCGCAAGGCGAAGTATACGGGCTGACGCCTGCCCGGTGCTGGAAGGTTAAGAGGAGTGGTTAGGGGTTAAACCCGAAGCTATGAATTGAAGCCCCAGTAAACGGCGGCCGTAACTATAACGGTCCTAAGGTAGCGAAATTCCTTGTCAGGTAAATTCTGACCCGCACGAATGGCGTAACGACTTGGGCGCTGTCTCAACGAGAGATCCGGTGAAATTTTAATACCTGTGAAGATGCAGGTTACCCGCGACAAGACGGAAAGACCCCATGGAGCTTTACTGCAGCTTGATATTGGACTTTGGTACGATCTGTACAGGATAGGTGGGAGCCTTTGAAGCCTGAGCGCCAGCTTGGGTGGAGGCGCCGTTGGGATACCACCCTGATCGTATCGGAGTTCTAACCTGGTACCGTAATCCGGTATGGGGACAGTGTCAGGTGGGCAGTTTGACTGGGGCGGTCGCCTCCTAAAATGTAACGGAGGCGTTTAAAGGTTCCCTCAGAATGGTTGGAAATCATTCGCAGAGTGCAAAGGCATAAGGGAGCTTGACTGCGAGACCTACAAGTCGAGCAGGGACGAAAGTCGGACTTAGTGATCCGGTGGTACCGAATGGAAGGGCCATCGCTCAACGGATAAAAGCTACCCTGGGGATAACAGGCTTATCTCCCCCAAGAGTCCACATCGACGGGGAGGTTTGGCACCTCGATGTCGGCTCATCGCATCCTGGGGCTGAAGTAGGTCCCAAGGGTTGGGCTGTTCGCCCATTAAAGCGGTACGCGAGCTGGGTTCAGAACGTCGTGAGACAGTTCGGTCCCTATCTGTCGCGGGCGTAGGAAATTTGAGAGGAGCTGTCCTTAGTACGAGAGGACCGGGATGGACGTACCGCTGGTGTACCAGTTGTCTCGCCAGAGGCATCGCTGGGTAGCTATGTACGGAGGGGATAAGCGCTGAAAGCATCTAAGCGCGAAGCCCCCCTCAAGATGAGATTTCCCAGTATGTAAGACCCCTTGTAGACGACGAGGTTGATAGGTTCGAGGTGGAAGTGCAGCAATGCATGCAGCTGACGAATACTAATCGGTCGAGGGCTTAACCTAATATAGGGATCTTTGACGAAAGTCAAAGTCTCTCAGTTTGAACCCTAAATGTTCACTTTACGCAAGTTTCGTATCTAGTTTTCAGGGAATACTATTTCCTGAATGTATATATATCTTGGAGAGATACCCAAGTGGCTATAAGGGGACCCTCTGCTAAGGGGTTAGACTGCGTAAGTGGTGCGAGGGTTCGAATCCCTCTCTCTCCGCCAGTTTCCAAATATATATACCTTTTATGTGGCGGCGTAGCTCAGCTGGCTAGAGCGTACGGTTCATACCCGTAAGGTCGGGGGTTCGAGCCCCTCTGCCGCTACCATAAAACCAATCCAGTCGGAGGCTTAGCTCAGCTGGGAGAGCATCTGCCTTACAAGCAGAGGGTCGGCGGTTCGATCCCGTCAGCCTCCACCATTTTTATCTTTATGCCGTTGTAGCTCAACTGGTAGAGCAACTGACTTGTAATCAGTAGGTTGGGGGTTCAAGTCCTCTCGACGGCACCATTTTTATGGTTTAACTTTTGTAATACGGAGCTGTGGTGTAGTGGCCTAACATGCCTGCCTGTCACGCAGGAGACCGCGGGTTCGAATCCCGTCAGCTCCGCCATTTATTTTTTTAGTGAATTAGGACAAGCTAAAGACAATTACATAAGGCTCGGTAGCTCAGTCGGTAGAGCAGAGGACTGAAAATCCTCGTGTCGGCGGTTCGATTCCGTCCCGAGCCATTGAGATGGTTGTGCTGCATCAAAGCAGCATGGTTATCTCTCATCTGGAGGCTTAGTGAAGTGGCTAAACACGGCAGACTGTAAATCTGCTCTCTTCGAGTTCGGTGGTTCGAATCCATCAGCCTCCATTTTACCTTGAGTCATTAGCTCAGTTGGTAGAGCACCTGACTTTTAATCAGGGTGTCGTAGGTTCGAATCCTACATGACTCACTTTTAATAGTAAACGTAGAAGGCCGTGAGGTCTTTTTTTGTTTTATATAAAGAAAAAGCATCCATAAACCGGATGCTTTTTTTCTATTTCAACTTGTCTGCAACTGATTTCATTTTTTGCTTCATAGAGGCCGTTTTATCACGGCGATCGTCGATTTTGATGGATGTGGAGACACGCTCTGCACCATTCGTAAATGGGACTTCGTGGACGGCACGAATGACTTCTAGCAGGCGGTCTAACGGACCCTCTAGTATGGTGCCCATAGGCGTCATTTCAAACGATATATCTGCATGCTTTTCTAGTTCTTTGTGCAGATCTGCGACATAACCGCTGAGGCTGGTGGTGGTTGTCCCAATAGGGATAATGGTGAATTCTGCGATAGCCATGGAAGTCACTTCTCCTTTCATCTTGTAAAGCTCTCTTCCATTGTAGATGAGTGACTGCAGGCAATGCAATTCACCGTAAAAAACATTCTCCGCAAATTAAGAACTCGCAAGTTCAATAATATACAATCTGGGAGAAATTCATCTCTCCACTTCAGGGCTCCTCACTGCCTCCCAAGGGTCAAGTTGGCCAAGTTCAGTTCTTACATATCCGCGAGGATAGGCAGGGCCGCCATAACCGATCTCCGACCATACTAAAGGATGTGAGTAATAGGCCTCTACACTTAACTGAAGGAGTTTATGAAACAGTGCTTTTTGTGGGATGTCATCCCAAGCTTCCGTTGGAGGGTAGCTGGCATCACTGATTTGGAGCATGATGCGCTTTTGAGCAGCTTCGTCTAATTGGAAGAAAGGTCGGCTATCGGCTATCCACCCAGCCTCGTCAATTGCTTTAAGCCCCTGACGCAGGAGGTTTTGAATGGGAGGTACATTGAGCTTGCGCTGTCCTTCTCCTTTATTTTCTGCCAACGTTTGATCGATATGAGTTAGGATCGTTTGAATAACATCTCCTCGATGATCATCCATGAGCAGAGCGCACCAAGCCCGTAATGTTTCGGTTTCTACCGGAGTTAGAAAGTGGTAAGAATGCTCTCGCACCAGTCGGGAGGTCACTATGGACCGTGTATGGGAATCCCATTCCTTTTGCTCATCCATGACGTTGTAGGTCGGATAATAACTTTGATTTTTCAAGGTAAATCAACCTCCATAGATAGCAGTAAGATCCAAAATGCTAATGACAGAAAATAGTAAAGGCATCATAACGGCGGACCCGTAAGAAAGAAATCACCCCAGTACAATTATTTCCAAATTATCAAAGATTATGAGTTGGTTTTATTAAGCCATATTTAGCATCTATGTGCGTAACGGAGGTATGATCCATATGTACGATGAAGGTGACGTGAAAGGAGGGCTCTCACATTCACATGAGGGAGGGCACATATGTTACAATAAGGAGATAGATATAGAAGAT
It contains:
- a CDS encoding MTH1187 family thiamine-binding protein, coding for MAIAEFTIIPIGTTTTSLSGYVADLHKELEKHADISFEMTPMGTILEGPLDRLLEVIRAVHEVPFTNGAERVSTSIKIDDRRDKTASMKQKMKSVADKLK
- the greA gene encoding transcription elongation factor GreA, which translates into the protein MAEKEVILTPEGLRKLEDELEHLKSVKRREVAERIKVAIGYGDISENSEYEDAKNEQAFIEGRIITLEKLLRNARIINNDDVDTNTVSVGSIVTLKDLEFGDLVEYNIVGTAESDPLMNKISNESPVGRAILGKQRGANVDVTVPAGVIQYQIIDIKK
- the dusB gene encoding tRNA dihydrouridine synthase DusB, with amino-acid sequence MLKIGNVEAPNKVVLAPMAGVCNPAFRLIAKEFGTGLVCAEMVSDKAIVHGNSRSMEMLYVDDREKPLSLQIFGGDTETLVQAARIVDQQTNADIIDINMGCPVPKITKCDAGARWLLQPEKIEEMIATVVAAVSKPVTVKMRIGWDSEHIYAIDNAKAVERGGGSAVSVHGRTREQLYTGKADWDIIRDVKQAVSIPVIGNGDVVTPEDAKRMLDHTGVDGVMIGRGALGNPWMLYRTVQYLANGELPPEPTAEEKIRIAILHMDRLVALKGEHVAVKEMRKHMAWYLKGMTGAARVKDAIMEMLKRDEMVRALNDYVEHLASSTIEESAVLQ
- a CDS encoding helix-turn-helix domain-containing protein, whose amino-acid sequence is MEKSSVAQRIRAFRKLKGYTQNELADLLGVSIAILGAIERGTRKPDTKIINKISQVLNIEPDELVATVAR
- the folB gene encoding dihydroneopterin aldolase; the encoded protein is MDKITLSRMQFFGNHGVFPEENKLGQRFYVDVELMLPLDKPGKSDHLDDTVNYGEVFFKVKEIVEGRTYKLIEALAENIASELLHTYTSINEVTVRVIKPHPPFAVFFDGVTVEINRKRANE
- the lysS gene encoding lysine--tRNA ligase; this encodes MSQELELNELLVIRRNKLDELRGLGVDPFGSKYVRTHSTKEILTAYQDKTKEELDAEHHEVSIAGRIMQKRGMGKASFAHLQDITGKIQIYVREDALDANKYQAFDLLDLGDMVGVQGVVFKTKTGETSIKVKSLEVLIKSLLPLPDKFHGLSDVELRYRQRYVDLIMNQDVQQTFILRSRIIQSMRRYLDSLGYLEVETPTLHSVAGGASARPFNTHHNALDMQLHMRIAIELHLKRLIVGGLEKVYEIGRVYRNEGISTRHNPEFTMIELYEAYADYKDIMKLTEELIAHIAQEVLGSTTVAYGDHEVNLAVGWRRVSMVDAIKEVKGVDFSAHMSNEEAHRLAKEHHVQVEPHMTFGHIVNQFFETFVEETLIQPTFIYGHPLEISPLAKKNPEDPRFTDRFELFIVAREHANAFTELNDPIDQRERFEAQLREKEQGNDEAHEMDEDFIRALEYGMPPTGGLGIGIDRLVMLLTNAPSIRDVLLFPLMRERQGE
- the folK gene encoding 2-amino-4-hydroxy-6-hydroxymethyldihydropteridine diphosphokinase, which translates into the protein MTAEEREQGTIAYVALGSNIDDREHYLQDAITALNEESGITVTGLSSIYETEPVGYVDQSAFLNMVIQIITVLPAEELLFTMLAIEKRLGRTRDLRWGPRTIDLDLLLYGDHQLTTPDLIIPHPRMHERAFVLVPLTEVLYKRQDAAFEFISAHLEKLEGKEGVILWKKAQ
- a CDS encoding gluconate 2-dehydrogenase subunit 3 family protein, producing the protein MKNQSYYPTYNVMDEQKEWDSHTRSIVTSRLVREHSYHFLTPVETETLRAWCALLMDDHRGDVIQTILTHIDQTLAENKGEGQRKLNVPPIQNLLRQGLKAIDEAGWIADSRPFFQLDEAAQKRIMLQISDASYPPTEAWDDIPQKALFHKLLQLSVEAYYSHPLVWSEIGYGGPAYPRGYVRTELGQLDPWEAVRSPEVER